One window of Thermodesulfovibrio aggregans genomic DNA carries:
- the glgA gene encoding glycogen synthase GlgA — protein sequence MKVALVSAEAYPFSKTGGLGDVVGALFKEFIKAGIDVSLFLPFYRTTKQRFSSQTINAGVVYGVPVGSVKYFGAVRTARVSFDEEDNLKIESSKQGNLFLIEHNDFFDRDELYGTSYGEYLDNAERFVFFSRAVLEICKIMNLNFDIIHCHDWHTALIPLYLKTFYKECRCFEKTKTVLTIHNLGYQGIFPREKLEITGFGQEMFHIDGFEFYGMVNFLKVGLFNADVLTTVSPTYAREILTPEYGAGLDGVLRKRKESLVGIINGIDYKIWNPEKDPFIVQNYGLGNLKDKQKNKEYLLSFTNIKSSMETPLIGFVGRLVYQKGIDIIADAISGLIEKGISFIVEGTGEAYYENKVRELQSTYPSKVYAYIGFDEALAHKIYAGVDGLLVPSRYEPCGLNQLIAMRYGTPPICRRTGGLSDTVEDGVTGFLFDEYSAEALTEAVERFISAYTDKDRFYRISYEAMSRDFSWTNSSMKYLELYKGLIDERKTGLI from the coding sequence ATGAAAGTAGCTCTTGTGTCCGCAGAGGCTTACCCTTTTTCAAAAACAGGAGGACTTGGTGATGTTGTTGGAGCACTATTTAAGGAGTTTATCAAAGCAGGAATTGATGTAAGTCTTTTTCTGCCCTTTTATAGAACTACAAAACAGAGATTTTCTTCTCAGACAATTAATGCAGGAGTGGTTTATGGAGTACCTGTTGGTTCAGTTAAATACTTTGGTGCTGTAAGAACTGCAAGAGTTTCGTTTGATGAAGAAGATAATTTAAAAATTGAGAGTTCAAAGCAAGGCAATCTCTTTCTTATTGAGCATAATGATTTCTTTGATAGAGATGAACTTTATGGAACAAGTTATGGTGAGTATCTTGACAACGCAGAAAGATTTGTATTTTTCTCAAGGGCTGTTCTTGAGATTTGCAAGATTATGAATCTAAATTTTGATATCATTCACTGCCATGATTGGCATACAGCTTTAATCCCTCTTTATCTTAAGACATTTTACAAAGAATGTAGATGTTTTGAGAAAACAAAAACTGTATTAACCATACATAATCTTGGATATCAAGGTATATTCCCCCGTGAAAAACTTGAGATTACAGGATTTGGGCAGGAAATGTTTCACATTGACGGATTTGAATTTTATGGAATGGTTAATTTTCTTAAAGTTGGACTTTTTAATGCAGATGTTCTTACCACAGTTAGTCCTACATATGCAAGGGAGATTTTAACTCCTGAATACGGTGCTGGACTTGATGGAGTTTTGAGGAAGAGAAAAGAAAGTCTTGTAGGAATTATAAATGGAATTGACTACAAAATATGGAATCCTGAAAAAGACCCTTTTATTGTCCAAAATTATGGATTGGGTAATCTTAAAGATAAACAGAAAAACAAAGAATATCTACTTAGTTTTACCAATATAAAATCTTCCATGGAAACTCCGCTAATTGGCTTTGTGGGAAGACTTGTCTATCAGAAAGGTATTGATATAATTGCTGATGCTATATCAGGTTTAATTGAAAAGGGGATAAGCTTTATAGTTGAAGGGACAGGTGAAGCTTATTATGAAAATAAAGTTAGAGAACTTCAAAGTACTTATCCTTCAAAAGTTTATGCTTATATTGGCTTTGATGAAGCTTTAGCACATAAGATTTATGCTGGGGTAGATGGTTTGCTTGTTCCATCAAGGTATGAACCATGCGGGTTAAATCAGCTTATAGCCATGAGATATGGAACTCCTCCCATATGCAGACGCACCGGAGGTCTTTCAGATACAGTGGAGGATGGAGTAACAGGTTTTCTTTTTGACGAATACAGTGCAGAAGCCTTAACAGAAGCAGTGGAAAGATTTATCAGTGCTTATACCGATAAAGACAGATTTTACAGGATAAGTTATGAAGCCATGAGTAGAGATTTTTCATGGACTAATTCTTCTATGAAATATCTTGAACTGTATAAAGGATTGATAGATGAAAGAAAGACAGGCCTTATTTGA
- the galT gene encoding galactose-1-phosphate uridylyltransferase produces the protein MSELRRDPISGRWVIIAVERGKRPSDFASVSQKRKIKGFCPFCPGNEYTAPNEIIAFRPPNTPPNTPGWTLRVVPNKFPALQIHGELNKRGEGIYDKMNGIGAHEVIIETPDHLASLSTMPLKAVEDVLWAYYFRITDLKKDIRFKYVLVFKNEGESAGASIEHTHSQLIALPIVPQLVKDEMNSAKRYFELRDRCIFCDIIAQELEYEKRIIYQNEAYIVLAPFAPREPFETWILPKRHESRFEPREKSFSLLADVLQTTLKKLDAVLETPPYNYVLHTSPFQDEVNEYYHWHIEIIPKLTKTAGFEWGSGFFINPTPPEEAAQFMREAKV, from the coding sequence ATGTCAGAATTAAGAAGAGATCCTATATCAGGAAGATGGGTTATCATAGCTGTTGAGAGAGGTAAAAGACCTTCAGATTTTGCATCTGTCAGTCAAAAAAGAAAAATAAAAGGATTTTGTCCATTTTGTCCGGGTAATGAATATACTGCTCCCAATGAAATTATAGCTTTCAGACCTCCAAATACTCCTCCAAATACACCGGGCTGGACTCTAAGGGTTGTGCCGAACAAATTTCCTGCCTTACAGATTCATGGAGAGCTTAACAAAAGAGGAGAGGGGATTTATGATAAAATGAATGGAATTGGTGCTCATGAAGTAATCATTGAAACTCCTGATCATCTTGCATCTCTTTCTACAATGCCACTTAAAGCAGTTGAAGATGTTTTATGGGCTTACTACTTTAGAATCACTGATCTTAAAAAAGACATTCGCTTTAAATATGTTTTAGTTTTCAAAAATGAAGGCGAATCTGCAGGAGCTTCAATTGAACATACTCACAGTCAATTAATTGCGCTTCCAATTGTGCCTCAGCTTGTAAAAGATGAGATGAACTCAGCTAAGAGATACTTTGAACTAAGAGACAGATGCATTTTCTGTGATATAATAGCTCAAGAACTTGAGTATGAAAAAAGAATAATTTATCAAAATGAGGCTTACATTGTGTTGGCACCATTTGCACCAAGAGAGCCCTTTGAAACATGGATTCTGCCCAAAAGACATGAGTCCCGTTTTGAGCCAAGAGAAAAAAGTTTCTCTCTTCTTGCAGATGTTTTACAAACAACGCTCAAAAAACTTGATGCAGTTCTTGAAACTCCTCCCTATAACTATGTTCTTCACACGTCTCCTTTCCAGGATGAGGTAAATGAATACTATCACTGGCATATTGAGATAATTCCAAAGCTTACAAAAACAGCAGGTTTTGAGTGGGGTTCTGGATTTTTTATTAATCCAACTCCTCCTGAAGAAGCTGCCCAGTTTATGAGAGAGGCTAAAGTATGA